Genomic DNA from Paenibacillus sp. KS-LC4:
GACCGTCTGAAAAAACAATCCGCCAGACGCCAGCCCAATCAGCAGCAGCAGTCCCGACAAGCATAAAAATGCCAATGGCTGCAGCTTAATCTGGAGTGCCTCCAATAAATCAGCAAGCGGGCGATAGAGCTTGTCCAGCCGCTGCAATCGCTGCTCCAGAAGGTGACGGAGCCGCCCCCGCTGCCGATAGGCCAGTCTCGCTAATCGCTCATGCCTTTCCATCCACATGACAAGCAGCGCAGCAAGCATAATAAACAAGGCTAAAAACAGCAGCGCGCCGCCTCCAAAAACGTACAGCCTAGTCAAAAAACAAACCTCCTCTCGCCAGCTTCCTCATCGCTCGCTGCGAAGGCCGCTGCGGATATTGCCACTGCTCCAGCACCTCATCATAAACCGCCCAATCACGTACCGTTACCTCGTTGTTCGACCAGCCTATTTCAGCAAGTCGCGATACGATACGCCGGCCCTTAATGTTGCGCATTTCAATTCCAATCTCCACTACATACTCAGCAATCCGTTTTGTCAGCCGCTCAGGGCTCATGCCTCGCCCATCCAGCATACACATATCGGTGATTACCTCGGGCACATCCTCAAGCGTACTTGCGTGAACGGTTGTCATGCTGCCGGAATGTCCTCTCGTGCAGGCTCTCACATAAATGTTCGCATCGCCGTCCCTGATCTCCGCATGCACGATGCGCTGCGGAGATTGCCTCAGCGCCAATTTGAATGCCCGGCTGGCGTGGTGCTGCGGGTCGTCCTCGTCGGTTTCGTATTCAACGATATTTTTTGCTGGAAAATCTCTTCCGAGCATCATTTCGAAGCGCCCTTCAATCGTAATGATTCTCTCCTCATCCGGCAGGCTGGCAATTAGCGCCTTCATTAGGTGGGTCTTGCCGGAATTCGTCGACCCAATAATAATGAGGTTGAATCTTGCCTGCAGCACAGCTTGCAGCATCGAAAGCATAGCACCACTTATCGTTTCGTATTCCGGCTCGCAAAGTACAGGCAGACCGAAGCTTTTTACAGTGAAAAAGCGAATCGTCAGCGTTGGCTTTGAGGTGAAGCCGAAGCCTGTCATCGTTACGCGTGAGCCGTCGCTAAGCATTACTTCTGCCCAACGCTTGCGCGGGGTGAAGCGATCGTTGTTATATAGCACCAAATTGCTCTGGATGCGTTCAACATCGCGTATGCTTGCAAATTGATGCTGAGACATAACGGCCTCGCCACTGCGAACCTCATAAATTTGCGTACCTACGACCTGTACTTCCTCCAGCCCATCCTTGTGCTGCATAACCAGCTCCAGCACGTTCAGCCCAATAACCTCAGCGAATAGAGCTTCACCAAGGGTTTCGTAGGGATGATCATAACCATCTTGATTATGAATGCGCAGTCGCCGCAGCCGATCATTAATGACCGCATAAATTTGTTCCCGTTCTGGCATAAAGCCAAGCACAGCACGGTTTAACGTCTCATTGTATTGTCTGCGCTCATCATCGTTCAGTCCACGAGGCGCCGCCAGAAAAGCTTTCATCTCATCGGCGAGTCTGTCAAAATCCGCTTCATGTGACGCAGCAGGCAGCTCCGGTTCTCTAGCTTCCCCCTCCTTGCTCCCAGTCACCCCCACTCTCAACTGGGCTGAATAATCGAAAGGGGAAAATCGGCCTTTAACCGCCCTCAAGAGCGGGCCTCATTACGATGCGAGAGCAGTTTGCGGTACCAAGGCTGCAGCTTAAAGGCAGGTGCCACCGTTCGAATGCCGTATCGTTCCATTAACTGCTGCGACGGTTTTTTCATTGCCGCTCTGCCTGCTTGATCCTCTCCCAGCCATTGTCCAAGCTTGCCGCTGTCCAAATGTATAAACGTATCCTTCGTCATTTGCATTTCACCCAGCCGCAGCGTGCCCATTTCCTTACAAATATCCTTCATTCGATATCCTCCTCTGCCCCATGGGGGCTGTATAATAACCGTATTGTATTGGTCAGCTGTTAAGCCAAATAACGGAGAAATTTGTGCTATCCATCGTTTCCCATCCTCCTGGAAATGGGAAAGCGCAGCCGTCGTAACTACAATTCGCGTGCTCGCCAGCCGCAATGCACAAACGGTAGCCGCATTATCCCAATAAGCGCTGACATCCATAAAAAGCACCTCAAAGGTTTGCTCTGCAATGTGGATTAAATGCTCCGCCTCCTCGGGCGTGAAAAATTCGGCCTGGTCACGCATGATATTACCGAACAGCACTCGCAAATTCACTCTTCCTTCAACCTTATGCATAGCACTCTTCAATCTCCCTGGTGTGAGCGAGCCGGATTGCAGCTCGGGCCGCAGCTTGTCGAGCGTGCTTTGCGGCTCCTTAATGCCAAGGTAGCGATGGAGCTTCGCGCTCTTAAGATGCAGACATAAATACCCGACACGAAGGCCGCTGGCTTCGGCCATTCGGTACGCCGCGGCAAAAGCAGCTGTCGTAGTCCCAATATTAGGCGTCGTTCCTACAAAGGCAATGCGGGGTATTCGCTGCTCCATCAAGACCGCTCCTCCTTCGTCTCATCCACAACATGGAGTGATTCCGGGCTGAAGGCTATAACAAGCTTACGGCTCCCATCCTTGCAATAGCTATCCATTTCGAGCCACTGCCTCTCGGTCAGATTAAGGTTGATATAATCGATCATGCCATTAGCCTCACGTCGCGAGGCATACATTTTTTCCTTATCCCCATCCGCTAAGGAGAGTAGATTTGGAGCCTCCAAATTATCAATCTCAACATTTCCTGAAGATTTGACCGACGCTACTGTAACTGCCCGATCGAACAAGCGGCCGGAGCCTTCGCCTTCTCCCGATAAATAAAGCACGACCTTATCCCCGGCACGAATGCCGTTAGAAATGGAACGGACATAATCCCGCGGAATTTGAAAGGTCGATTCGCCGCTGCTCGGCAGAAGATGAAAACGGTCGATTTTCCAGCTTAGTATCGGTTCCTGAGTGCCTAGCGGCACAAGCGTCTCCATTCCAGCAGCAGTCGCAACGTCCAGCAGCATTCCATTGTCATAAGCCGCTTTCGGCACATAGCGGTAGGCGAGATCCTCCGCCATCAAAGTCACCCCAGCATCAATAAAGCGCTTGGGAACGACGACGGCAACCATCTCTTGACGCTGCAATTGCAGCTGCTGAATCTGAAACAGGCCGTATACGAGCGCACCCGAGAGCAGCGCAGCCAGCACGCTTATCCAAATATTCCTTCTCCTGTTCATCCCTTCTCCCTTCCGAGCCATTAGCAGACAACAAAAAAGAACGCAGCAGCAGCCTGTAAAAGGCTTAACTACTAGCGTTCTTCGCTAAGTATTGCTCATATACAATTGGATTGTTCCTTGATTAACCACATAATAGCAAAGGAAACATTTCTTGTCCATCTATTTTTCAAAAATAAATTTTCACACGCCGCTCATGCATAAATGCGCTCTCCTACAGCATCAACGATGCTATAAAAAAGCGCATTTATACAGGATTTAGTCCGCTAAGAGCAAACACCTGACGACGTCCTGTCTATAGACGCCATCGTTTAAAAATCAATCAGGCCCACACTAATCAGCAGCGCATCATCGACCTTACGCATCGTTTCATCATCCAAATGCGTAATTTTGTCGGTTAACCGCTGTTTGTCGATCGTTCGAATCTGCTCAAGCAGAACGACGGAATCCCGGTCAAAGCCATGTGCAGCCGCGTTCATTTCTACATGTGTAGGGAGCTTCGCCTTCTGAATCTGCGCGGTAATGGCCGCCACTATGACGGTCGGACTAAACCGGTTGCCGATATCATTCTGAATGACAAGAACAGGCCGCACTCCGCCCTGCTCCGATCCGACGACAGGTGACAGATCAGCAAAGAACACGTCTCCACGTTTTACGATCAAGCTCTACACCCCGCTTACAAGACGGCCGAGCGTGTGATCAGCCTCTACCTCCGCTTGAAAAGCTTCCGAGGCCATGTTCAAGTTGATTTTCGCCATCTCCAGATACCCACGCTGCATGGACTCGCGGATTTGCCGTTTCTTTCTTTCCACAAGGTACAGCTTCATAGCCTGCCTAATAAATTCACTGCGGTTAGAGTTCTCCTTAGCTACGATACCGTCAACCTCCTCCAGTAAATGATCCGGCAAGCTAATCATGATCCTCTTGGTGTTCTGCACATTGGCCACCGAACAAGCACCTCCAAAACTTCTCCACAACCTTTAATACACATTATTGCAATAATAAGGCCCCTCTATACTTCAACATATCTATGTCAGCCATATATCAAATATGCTGTACGAACATGACGTACTTTAGCGTCTTTAAACCCGACCTAGCATTAAATTCGAGACAAATGGTGAAAACCCTCTTTTTTTGCGTAAAAATGGCATTTGAAATTTTTCCCGCACGCTCATGCTGTCAAATTAAAGGATTTACGACGGATAACGCCTTTCCGTCCTTCATATAGACACGCGGTACACGAGCAGCCAGCATGCAGGTGACCTCATAAGGAATCGTGCCGAGCTGCATCGCGACCTCTTCTGCAGAAATTCGCGCATTGCCCTGCTCGCCAATGAGTACAACCTCTTCACCTTGCTCTACAGGTTCTCCCGCTTCCGTCGTCGCCGCATCAAGCGCAATCATACACTGATCCATACAAATCGTCCCGCGGACAGGAACCTTCACGCCACGGACAAGCGCTTGAGCTTTGCCTGTGAGCATCCGGCTAAAGCCGTCTGCATAGCCAATCGGAAGCGTGCCAATCCGCTCCTCGCCCTGCGTCACATAACGTGCGCCATAGCTGATGCCCCAGCCAGAAGGTGCATTTTTCACCATAACGATCTCCGTCTTAAGCGACAATACCGGCTCCAACTTCAGTTCATCATGGCGCACCTCATCCGAAGGGTATAGACCATACATACTAATGCCAAGTCGCAGCATATTGCCTGCAAGCTCCGGCGTATCCATGCCTGCGGCGCTGTTCGCTGCATGAATAATCGGAATCGGAAGCTCATGCTGCTCTACGTAACGAACAATTTCCTGGAAGCGCTCATGCTGCAAAATCGTATAGCTTTTGTCCTGCTCATCCGCACGTGAATAGTGGGTAAATAACCCTTCGACTTCAAGCTGGGGAACGGAAAGCGCCTTTTCAATAAAAGGGATAGCCGCCTCCGCTCCAATGAGCCCAAGCCGTCCCATGCCGGAATCCACTTTAATATGAACCTTTAGCTTATGATTAATATGATCCTCATCCGGATCCGGCAGCTTGGAAGCTGCCGCTAGCACATCCTCACGAAACAAGGCAATCGTTATATCATGCTTTCGTGCAAGCCAAAGCGCATCCGCCGCAACATAGCCAAGCACCAATATAGGGAGGGAAATGCCTGCCCGTCTGAGCTCCAATGCCTCATCCAGAAAAGCGACCCCTAAATAATCGACTCCGCTGCTTGCAGCCTCCCGTGCAATTTCCACCGCTCCATGGCCATAAGCATTTGCTTTCACAGAAGCCATCAGGCGTACGCCCTCGCCCATATGCGCTCGAAACAAGCTTAAATTGCGACGCAGCGCATCCAAAGAAATTTCTACCCGTGTCGGGCGATAATACCCCTCCAAGTCGTTCACCTTCTCCTTATCCGGCAGCCCCACACATGAAGGCCAGTAAACATCAATAGTGATAATGTTATACGTTGCTGTCAGGACTGTCAATGAAATGACCGCCGGAATTGATTAGCACGTCTTGGAAATTCGGGGTTCTTCCTATTTATCGACACCAGATTGCACGGATTGGGCAATTTTGATCATTTCGGTTTCCGGCAGCGCGGCGCTTGTCAGTCTGAATTGATCGCCTTCATATGTCCAGCTGAGCGTTTGCTGCTCGGCTCCTGAGGTGAGCTCACCCCACGTAAAACCAAGATCCACCAAAGTTCCCGGTACGAGCGAAGCTGCTTGATCATGCGGCTGAGTCTGAATAAGCGAGAAGTCGTAAGCGCCTGTATACCGAGTCAGCTGCCCAGGATTCCCAGCGAACTCCACATCACTGCTGTCTTTCCATACGACGCCATCTGGCAAATAAGTCGGAGCCATCGTCAGGAATATGCCATCCTCCGGCAGCGCGCTAGTCTCATTGGCTTCCTCATCCGTATTCGAGCTGCCATCTGCATTTTGATCTGAACTCACATTTTGATCGCTGCCGGTATTTTGCTCCGAATTAGCTTCTGTATCTGAATTGCCGGTAATGCCTGTGCTGCTGTCCACATCGTTCTGCCCGTTTGCGTTATTGTCTGAACCTGAGGCTTGATTATGGTTTGTGCCATTGTTATTCGCATTATCCTGAGGCATCGCCGAAGTCGCTTGGTCGCCTGTGCCGCCGCTTGACGGGGTCGACTTCATGTTGGCTTCTGTCTCGAATACACTTTTGTCGAATTTGGAGCCAAATTCGAACGCATTAAACTGCACCTCGACCATAAGCGCAGCATTGGCGTCGCTGACCTCGACATGGACTGGCTTGTAGCTAGACTTGTCTAGCCAAATCTTTTGCCGTGCCAATGAACCATTATTATAATTCGCCATAACATCGAAAACGTAGGCACTTTCTTCAGAAGCAAATTGGCGTGAGTTATCAAGCAGGATGCTCTGCACCAGCGTCTGGTACAAATAAACCTGGCCTTGATTTTGCGGCCAATCGCTTTGGAAACGGAACACTTTATTGAGGCGCGGCGTCAGAACGAAAACGCCATCGTCATTGCGCAGTACAATTTGGGTAATGTCTTTTTCTTCATTAGTTAGCTTTATGCGATAATATTGCGGCTTCTGGTACGATACTTCAACCTTGTAGGTAAGCGGCTGCTGTCCCGTATGCAGTGTCATCGTCCCGCTTCCTTGATAGCTCTCAAGCCCATTTACTACCTTGTCCAGATCCTTCACCACGGACTCGGCATCCTTCGTCCCGCAGGCAGCCAATACGAGTGAAAAACATAATATCATTGCCGCGGCCCATGTCATGCGACGCATTAAAATCATCCCCTCTTCACAATGTTTTGCCATCTGATTCATGTGTATGAGGGAACTTGGACATTTATGCGGACTAGTTTGACAAGCTGGCTGTGAAAATAAATCAAAGCTTCCCCGCCATTTGTCGCGTTGATGCCCGTCTAAAGGCTAGTATGCTGAACGGACTGTGGTCCGTTACGCAATTTTGCGGAGCGCCTTACAATAAGGACATAGACGAACACGGGAAAGGATGAACGATATGAAAAAATTATTTCGCTCAACTACGGACAGTAAGCTGACTGGTCTGTGCGGAGGTTTAGGACAATGGCTCGGCATTGATTCTACTATTATAAGATTGCTTGTTATTGTTGCATCGCTTTTCAGCTCAGGTGCTGTCATACTTGCTTATTTCATTGCAGTATTAGTTGTTCCAAAAGCTCCGCAAGGCAATTTCGGCTTTTCTGATCACTACTAAAGCTAACTACTAAAACTAATTTTGAGGAGAGATGATAGAATGGGAATTTTACAGCGCGTATTTAGTATGACGAAGGCAGCGGCCAATGAGATGTTAGATAAAATGGAAAACCCCGTAATCATGCTTAACCAATATTTGCGGGATCTGGACGCGGACATCGCAAACACTGAACGGGAGAGCTTGCATCAGCAAGCGCAAGAGCGTGTATTAGAAGCTAAGCTCACTGAGCTGCAACAACAAGCAGACTTCTATGAAAGCAAAGCAGAGCAAGCGGTAGCAGGTGAACGCGAGGAAGAGGCTCGTGCGGCACTTGAAGCAAAACTTGCTTACGCCGATCAGCGCGAGGAAACCTCAAAGCTGGCTCAGCTTGCCAAGCAGAGCGCATTTGAGCTCGGTCTTCGTCTCGAATCGCTTAAGGAAGAAAAAATCCGTCTGCTGGAAAAACGCAAAGAACTCATTTTGCGCCTGAAGAAAACAGACAAGGCCACTGGCTA
This window encodes:
- a CDS encoding outer membrane lipoprotein carrier protein LolA, with product MRRMTWAAAMILCFSLVLAACGTKDAESVVKDLDKVVNGLESYQGSGTMTLHTGQQPLTYKVEVSYQKPQYYRIKLTNEEKDITQIVLRNDDGVFVLTPRLNKVFRFQSDWPQNQGQVYLYQTLVQSILLDNSRQFASEESAYVFDVMANYNNGSLARQKIWLDKSSYKPVHVEVSDANAALMVEVQFNAFEFGSKFDKSVFETEANMKSTPSSGGTGDQATSAMPQDNANNNGTNHNQASGSDNNANGQNDVDSSTGITGNSDTEANSEQNTGSDQNVSSDQNADGSSNTDEEANETSALPEDGIFLTMAPTYLPDGVVWKDSSDVEFAGNPGQLTRYTGAYDFSLIQTQPHDQAASLVPGTLVDLGFTWGELTSGAEQQTLSWTYEGDQFRLTSAALPETEMIKIAQSVQSGVDK
- a CDS encoding type II toxin-antitoxin system PemK/MazF family toxin, with protein sequence MIVKRGDVFFADLSPVVGSEQGGVRPVLVIQNDIGNRFSPTVIVAAITAQIQKAKLPTHVEMNAAAHGFDRDSVVLLEQIRTIDKQRLTDKITHLDDETMRKVDDALLISVGLIDF
- a CDS encoding CopG family ribbon-helix-helix protein — its product is MANVQNTKRIMISLPDHLLEEVDGIVAKENSNRSEFIRQAMKLYLVERKKRQIRESMQRGYLEMAKINLNMASEAFQAEVEADHTLGRLVSGV
- a CDS encoding flagellar biosynthesis protein FlgA, yielding MNRRRNIWISVLAALLSGALVYGLFQIQQLQLQRQEMVAVVVPKRFIDAGVTLMAEDLAYRYVPKAAYDNGMLLDVATAAGMETLVPLGTQEPILSWKIDRFHLLPSSGESTFQIPRDYVRSISNGIRAGDKVVLYLSGEGEGSGRLFDRAVTVASVKSSGNVEIDNLEAPNLLSLADGDKEKMYASRREANGMIDYINLNLTERQWLEMDSYCKDGSRKLVIAFSPESLHVVDETKEERS
- a CDS encoding ATPase, T2SS/T4P/T4SS family, with the protein product MRAVKGRFSPFDYSAQLRVGVTGSKEGEAREPELPAASHEADFDRLADEMKAFLAAPRGLNDDERRQYNETLNRAVLGFMPEREQIYAVINDRLRRLRIHNQDGYDHPYETLGEALFAEVIGLNVLELVMQHKDGLEEVQVVGTQIYEVRSGEAVMSQHQFASIRDVERIQSNLVLYNNDRFTPRKRWAEVMLSDGSRVTMTGFGFTSKPTLTIRFFTVKSFGLPVLCEPEYETISGAMLSMLQAVLQARFNLIIIGSTNSGKTHLMKALIASLPDEERIITIEGRFEMMLGRDFPAKNIVEYETDEDDPQHHASRAFKLALRQSPQRIVHAEIRDGDANIYVRACTRGHSGSMTTVHASTLEDVPEVITDMCMLDGRGMSPERLTKRIAEYVVEIGIEMRNIKGRRIVSRLAEIGWSNNEVTVRDWAVYDEVLEQWQYPQRPSQRAMRKLARGGLFFD
- a CDS encoding PspC domain-containing protein, whose product is MKKLFRSTTDSKLTGLCGGLGQWLGIDSTIIRLLVIVASLFSSGAVILAYFIAVLVVPKAPQGNFGFSDHY
- a CDS encoding PspA/IM30 family protein gives rise to the protein MGILQRVFSMTKAAANEMLDKMENPVIMLNQYLRDLDADIANTERESLHQQAQERVLEAKLTELQQQADFYESKAEQAVAGEREEEARAALEAKLAYADQREETSKLAQLAKQSAFELGLRLESLKEEKIRLLEKRKELILRLKKTDKATGYSSGDSFQGSFASRGFDRIEQKLMEREAQQELSKAPYGAGRDAAGNTQQNEQQSARVEEELQRLLQKKSVS
- the alr gene encoding alanine racemase encodes the protein MEGYYRPTRVEISLDALRRNLSLFRAHMGEGVRLMASVKANAYGHGAVEIAREAASSGVDYLGVAFLDEALELRRAGISLPILVLGYVAADALWLARKHDITIALFREDVLAAASKLPDPDEDHINHKLKVHIKVDSGMGRLGLIGAEAAIPFIEKALSVPQLEVEGLFTHYSRADEQDKSYTILQHERFQEIVRYVEQHELPIPIIHAANSAAGMDTPELAGNMLRLGISMYGLYPSDEVRHDELKLEPVLSLKTEIVMVKNAPSGWGISYGARYVTQGEERIGTLPIGYADGFSRMLTGKAQALVRGVKVPVRGTICMDQCMIALDAATTEAGEPVEQGEEVVLIGEQGNARISAEEVAMQLGTIPYEVTCMLAARVPRVYMKDGKALSVVNPLI